A genomic stretch from Thermonema lapsum includes:
- a CDS encoding MgtC/SapB family protein, which translates to MTVLDFTTRLSLALILGVAIGFERQWRQKSAGLRTNTLVSLGSAAFTLISFALTSTVDADGVYRGDATRVVGQIVSGIGFLGAGVILRDGLSIQGLNTAATIWCSAAVGALAGVGLFAEATIVAVAVILTHLLLRPLGIKLGKLTFKKEEGGTFYYCFKIRCKEQVENHLRVLILNALKNDNHLQLRSLKSSDNGNPAYTYIEAEILANGKHDNEMEKLAALLTLEYGVTQVSWEINGQQND; encoded by the coding sequence ATGACAGTATTAGACTTCACCACACGCTTGTCGTTAGCACTCATTCTGGGAGTTGCCATTGGTTTTGAAAGGCAATGGAGGCAGAAGAGTGCAGGTCTTCGCACCAACACGCTGGTGTCGTTGGGTTCGGCAGCTTTCACCCTAATTTCTTTCGCCCTTACTTCCACGGTGGATGCCGATGGTGTTTACAGAGGCGATGCCACCAGAGTTGTTGGTCAAATAGTAAGCGGCATCGGGTTTTTGGGTGCTGGAGTAATATTAAGAGATGGGTTAAGCATTCAGGGGTTAAATACTGCTGCTACCATTTGGTGCTCGGCTGCGGTAGGCGCTTTGGCAGGTGTAGGATTATTTGCAGAAGCAACCATAGTGGCAGTTGCAGTAATACTTACACACTTACTGCTTCGTCCTTTAGGCATAAAACTCGGCAAACTCACTTTCAAAAAGGAAGAAGGTGGTACTTTTTACTATTGCTTTAAAATTCGCTGCAAGGAGCAAGTTGAAAACCATTTGCGGGTATTGATACTGAATGCACTTAAAAACGACAATCACCTTCAATTGCGCTCACTCAAAAGCAGCGATAACGGAAATCCTGCATACACTTATATAGAAGCAGAAATTTTAGCCAATGGAAAACACGACAACGAAATGGAAAAATTGGCAGCCTTGCTTACGCTTGAATATGGTGTAACGCAGGTAAGTTGGGAAATTAATGGGCAACAAAATGATTAA
- a CDS encoding response regulator transcription factor, translating into MVHILIVEDDQRLAELIQRALEEQGFTTTLAYDGLSGKNLALQNNYDLIITDIILPKINGLDLCKQIRAIKPDIPIIMLTALGTTDDKVEGFDAGADDYLVKPFEMRELLARIRALLKRQNKTAKHSNNILRYADLEMNLHTKVVKRNQTEISLTPKEFKLLEYMLQNPERVLSRAEIAEKVWDTHFDTGTNFIDVYINYLRKKIDKNFDKKLIHTRPGMGFILKAEQ; encoded by the coding sequence ATGGTGCATATTTTAATTGTAGAAGACGACCAAAGATTAGCCGAACTCATACAAAGAGCTTTGGAGGAACAGGGCTTTACAACGACTTTGGCATATGATGGACTTTCAGGAAAGAACCTTGCCCTTCAAAATAATTACGATTTAATAATTACCGACATTATATTACCGAAAATAAACGGATTGGATTTATGTAAACAAATACGAGCAATCAAACCCGACATACCCATTATTATGCTTACAGCATTAGGCACAACCGACGACAAAGTGGAAGGTTTTGACGCAGGGGCAGATGATTATTTGGTGAAACCATTTGAAATGCGTGAACTGTTAGCTCGCATTCGTGCATTGTTGAAGCGACAAAATAAAACCGCAAAACATTCAAACAATATTTTAAGATATGCTGACCTTGAAATGAACCTTCACACCAAAGTTGTAAAACGAAACCAAACAGAAATAAGCCTTACTCCAAAAGAATTTAAACTTTTAGAGTACATGTTGCAAAACCCTGAACGAGTGTTATCAAGAGCAGAAATTGCCGAAAAAGTTTGGGATACGCATTTTGATACAGGCACTAACTTCATTGATGTTTACATCAATTATTTGAGAAAAAAAATTGATAAGAATTTTGATAAAAAACTCATTCATACCAGACCGGGAATGGGATTTATTTTGAAAGCAGAACAATGA
- a CDS encoding HAMP domain-containing sensor histidine kinase: MKIRTRLTLLFTLITATILLAFASVIYISAKGNREKEFYSLLKKEALTKANLFFNAKVAPQTLQDIYKNNRQILNEVEVAIYDSSYNLLYHDAVDIDFVKETSEMLKEIYQKGEIKFYQGAWQVVGIRYAFQNKNYIITAAAYDQYGYSKLNSLLKNIFVVFIISILFIYVAGLYFSKKALDPIKEITNKAKIISATNLDLRLKSNGSKDELAELTNTFNEMLNRLENSFDAQKNFVSNISHELRTPLAAIITELELSINKERTIEEYKTAIQNALKDAKKLVRISNSLLDLAKASYDPSEIVFKSVRIDEILMDARQQVQKANPEYKIDIHFENDFENDNQISVNGNEYLLKVAFANLMENGCKFSSDHQCIVSVLFNEEIIKLKFTDKGIGIPEDDLQNIFTPFYRGENKKFSEGTGIGLSLTLKIIQLHKGSISVQSIQAKGTTFTIELPHI, translated from the coding sequence ATGAAAATCAGAACACGGCTTACTTTATTATTCACACTCATTACTGCTACTATTTTGTTGGCATTTGCTTCTGTCATTTACATTTCAGCAAAGGGAAACCGTGAAAAAGAATTTTATTCTTTATTAAAAAAAGAAGCCCTCACCAAAGCCAACTTGTTTTTCAACGCAAAAGTAGCACCCCAAACGCTTCAGGATATTTACAAAAATAACAGGCAAATTTTAAACGAAGTTGAAGTAGCTATTTATGACAGCAGCTATAATTTACTTTATCACGATGCCGTTGATATTGATTTTGTGAAGGAAACCTCTGAAATGTTGAAAGAAATTTATCAAAAGGGTGAAATTAAATTTTATCAGGGAGCTTGGCAGGTAGTGGGTATTCGCTATGCTTTTCAAAATAAGAATTATATTATTACGGCTGCAGCTTATGACCAATATGGTTATAGTAAGTTGAATAGTCTGTTAAAGAACATTTTTGTTGTTTTTATTATATCCATTTTATTCATTTACGTTGCAGGGCTATATTTTTCAAAAAAGGCGTTAGACCCGATAAAAGAAATCACCAATAAAGCAAAAATAATTTCTGCCACCAACCTGGACTTGCGATTGAAAAGCAATGGCAGCAAAGATGAACTGGCAGAACTGACAAATACATTCAATGAAATGCTGAACCGACTGGAAAATTCTTTTGATGCGCAAAAGAATTTTGTTTCTAATATTTCCCACGAATTGCGAACGCCACTTGCAGCCATTATCACAGAATTAGAACTATCCATCAATAAAGAACGAACTATTGAAGAATACAAAACAGCCATACAGAACGCTCTGAAAGATGCCAAAAAATTAGTTCGCATTTCTAACAGTTTACTCGACTTAGCAAAAGCAAGCTATGACCCATCCGAAATTGTTTTTAAATCGGTTCGCATTGATGAAATTTTAATGGATGCACGGCAGCAAGTACAAAAGGCAAACCCCGAATACAAAATTGATATACATTTTGAAAATGATTTTGAAAATGACAATCAAATATCCGTAAATGGCAATGAATATCTTTTGAAAGTGGCATTTGCCAACCTTATGGAAAACGGATGTAAATTTTCAAGCGATCATCAATGCATCGTTTCCGTTTTGTTTAATGAGGAAATTATTAAGCTAAAATTTACAGATAAAGGCATTGGCATTCCGGAAGATGATTTACAAAACATCTTTACACCTTTTTATAGGGGCGAAAACAAGAAGTTTTCAGAAGGCACCGGCATTGGGCTTTCCCTCACGCTGAAAATTATTCAACTACACAAGGGTTCCATTAGCGTTCAATCCATACAAGCAAAGGGAACAACCTTTACCATTGAGCTGCCTCACATCTAA
- a CDS encoding VIT1/CCC1 transporter family protein, which translates to MIKRRKLSHPVEVGLSFGLTSGVITSIGLMVGVYAGTESKEAVLASIVTIAIADSMSDALGIHIAEENENVHSTKEIWIATLTTFLAKCLFTGSFLIALLLLELKQAVIVNVIYGLFLLVAYNIFVGKKQSSKTINVVLEHVIIAILVVIASFLLGQWINKSF; encoded by the coding sequence ATGATTAAAAGAAGAAAACTCAGTCATCCTGTAGAAGTTGGATTAAGTTTTGGACTAACCTCTGGAGTCATCACCTCTATAGGCTTGATGGTAGGTGTTTACGCAGGCACAGAATCGAAAGAGGCAGTATTGGCAAGTATTGTAACCATTGCCATTGCTGATTCTATGAGCGACGCTTTAGGGATTCACATTGCGGAGGAAAACGAGAACGTTCATTCTACAAAAGAAATTTGGATTGCCACTCTTACTACCTTCTTAGCAAAATGCCTTTTTACAGGCTCATTTCTTATAGCGCTACTATTGCTTGAACTTAAGCAGGCTGTCATTGTAAATGTCATCTATGGACTGTTTTTGTTGGTCGCTTACAACATTTTCGTAGGCAAAAAACAGTCTTCAAAAACTATCAATGTAGTGTTAGAACATGTAATCATAGCTATTTTGGTAGTGATTGCTTCTTTTCTGCTTGGTCAATGGATTAATAAATCATTTTAA